A segment of the Flavobacterium azooxidireducens genome:
TATTGGGAAGTGCTTCATCAGATATTGTTTGGTCACCAACTACTGGATTGTATACCGATGCGGCTGGAACTATTCCATATACCGGAACAGCTACAAATGTAGTATATGCTATGCCTGCTACAGATCAAGTTTATACAGCTGCAGCAACTGCACCGGGACCAACTTTTTGTCAAAGTACACAAACAGTTGCCATCACGGTTACACCACAAGTAGGAGGAACACTTTCTGCTAATCAAGTTTCTTGTGATACGGCTTCGTTTAACAACATTACATTAACAGGTCATACAGGAAATATAATTCGTTGGGAATATGCTAATGATGCTGCTTTTACAGTGGGTGTAACAACTATTGCAAACACAACAACAACGTTAACTCCTGCACAATTTGGAACATTTACAACTGTTCGCTATTTTAGAGCAGTGGTGGGAACGGGTGTATGTAATCCTGTTTATTCAACAATAACTTCAGTAACTATTAATTCAACTACATTAACAGGAACCAATACATGGAGTAACGGTACACCGGATATAACTAAGCGAGTAATTATTGCAGGAAACTATACAGCCTCTTCAAACTTTAGTGCTTGTTCGGTTCAGGTTTTGTCCGGAGCAACTTTACTTGTGCAATCAGGTGTAACAGTTATAGTTGAAAACGAGTTTGTGGTAGATGGACCTTCTTTGCCTACCACAGTTATTTTTCAAAATAATTCAAGTTTAGTGCAGTTGAGCGATGCGGTTAATTCAGGTTCAATCCGATATGAAAGAAACACAACGCCTGTTGTTTTTTATGACTATACCTATTGGTCGTCGCCGGTTGCAAATCAGACGTTAGGAACTTTTTCACCAGACACAGCTGCCAATCGTTTTTATGTGTTTAATAACACAACCTATTCTTGGCAAAATATTAGTACGGCTTCTGTAATGAATGCGGCTAAAGGATATATAATTAGAGCTCCAGGCACACACAGTACAACAGTACCGTCGGTTTTCACGGGTTCGTTTTATGGAGTGCCCCACAATGGACCTTATTCCATTGGTATAGTTGTTTCGGGAACGCAAAACAGAAACTTATTAGGAAATCCGTATCCAAGTGCTATTGATGCCGATTTGTTGTATGCGGCAAATAATACAGTGTTGCAAGGAAACATGTTCTTTTGGACGCACAATACACCAATAACGGCAAATAATTATAATTCTAACGATTATGCTGTTTATAATGCATCAGGTGGGGCTGGAACAGCTGCTTCACCAAATCCGGGTGTAAATCCAAATGTTCCAAACGGTAATATTGCTGCAGGACAAGGATTTTTTGTGCAAGGATTGGCATCTGGAACAGTTAATTTTGATAACACAATACGTTTGTCAGGATCAAACAATTTGTTTTATAGAAGTGCAAATGCTCAGCAACTCAAATCACTTGAAAAACATAGAATTTGGTTAAATATAATCAACCAACAAGGGGCATACAAACAAATGCTGCTAGGTTATATTGAAGGAGCAACAAACGAATTAGATAATGCGTACGATGCCGAACTAACAGAAGCAGGAAATGTGGTTAGTCTTTACTCTTTAAACAGTGATAAAAAATTAACGATACAAGGACGAACATTGCCGTTTAATGTGAATGACGAAGTGCCGCTTGGTTTTAGAACTTCTGTTCCGGGAGCCTATTCAATTGAATTAGAAAATTTTGATGGTTTGTTTGAAGAAGGACAAATAGTTTATTTAGAAGATAAATGGCTTAATGTAATTCATAATTTGAACGAAAGTAATTATAACTTTACAACAGAAACCGGAACTTTTGAAGATCGATTTGAGGTTCAATTTACTAACGGAACATTAGGAGTTACTAATCCAACCGATGCATCCAATGCAATTGTTGTCTATAAAAATAGCGAAACCATTTTCATCAATTCATCCAATTTAATGATGGCCGAAGTAAAACTTTTTGATATCAGAGGACGATTGATTACAGCCAAACAGGATATCTTGGCAACAGAGGTAAGTTTTGCCAATTTAAACATTGCTAACCAAATGATTTTAGTTCAAATTACAACCACAGATGGTGTAATTTTGACCAAAAAAGTCGCCTATTAAAAAATCAAAAATTTAACTATAAAACCCTTAGAGTTTTCTAAGGGTTTTGTTTTTTTATAAACAAGTCAAAAAAAAATTGTTAAAAAGAAATGATATGCATTTTATCGATTAATCGTGCTTTTTAACGATTTGTATAGGTTTGCTTAACAACATGTTAACAAATTTTGTTACATTCACTAACTTATTTTAAACCAATTTTTTAATTATGACTAAATACTACAATTCGTTGAGTTGGCGTTTGGGGACGTCGCTCAAAACCCGAGAACCGGATGGAGATAAAAATCCATATGTTAGTTCGTTTTTTGCCACTAAGAAAGTATGGCATTTGATGTTTTTATTTTTGATATTGAACATTTTTAGTTTGGATTCTTTTGCTCAAATTACTGTTGGTGCAGGTAACACATCAAATGGAAATGGACCTTTTAGTTCGTGTTGGGGATATTCCTATCATCAGCAAATTTACCTTCAACCAACTATCAACACAGCAGGTAATATAACGTCTTTGTCTTTTACAAGTGCGGGAATAATTCCAACTACAGCAACAGGCGGTACACCTAATACTCCACAAGGTGCCAATACCGCTTTTAGGATATATTTAGGCCATACCACCAAAGCAGACTTTGCAACCAATAACGATTGGGAGCCATTGGCAAACTTGACATTGGTTTATGATGGGTCTGTCACTATGCCAACATCATCTGGGCAAGTGATTACTATCAATTTAACTGTTCCTTTTGCATATAATAACACAGATAATCTAATTTTAGCGGTTGACGAAAACTCACCAGGATATTCTTGTACTTATAATTGGCTAGCAAATACAGCTCAAACAAATAGAAATATTTATTTTCGAAGTGATACCATAAATCCTGACCCTACCGCACCTGGTACGGGAGCGAGAACAACAACAACACCGCAAGTAGTTTTGGGCGGTCTGGTTCCTGTTTTACCACCTAATTGTATTGCTTCTCCAACCACTCCTTCAAATGCAGGTACTGGGTTTAATGGTTCAAACTTAACTTGGTCTGGAGCAACAGGAAATCCTTCTGGTTATACATTATACTTCGGAACAGATGGAGGAGGGACATTAGCTCCTACCAATTTAGTGAATGGAAGTGCATTAGGTTTAACCAATACTTATGCTATACCACCAGGAACTTTATCACCATCAACAACCTATTATTGGCAGGTAATTCCAACGAACAATAATGGTGCAGCCACAGGTTGTGCAATTTGGTCTTTCACAACAGCAAATTTGCCAAATTGTGTCACAACACAAACACCTGCAAATCTTGCCACAAATGTGGCTCTTAACACTGCTTTATCATGGAGTTCAGTAGCGGGAGCATCTAGTTATGATGTTTTCCTTGGAACTTCATCACCAGCAGCTTTTTATGCCAATGCAACAGGAACTTCAACACCATTAGTAGCAACATTATTGGCGAATACAGAATATTTTTATAAAATTGTCCCTAAAAATGCATTAGGAAGTGCAACATCTTGTGTTGAAGGTTCTTTTACAACAGGTTCTAGTTTTATATATTGTAATCCTACCTATTCTTTAGGGTGTGGAACCGATGCTATTACTAATGTAGTTTTGGGAAGTTTATCAAACGCATCAGGCTGTACTGCTTCTCCACATTATACTTTTTATAATGCATTAACAGTTCCTACACTTCAAAGAGGGGTGAATCAAAATATATCCATTTCTTTTGGTACGGACTCTAACCAATATTCTGCTGTTTGGGTGGATTTTAATCAAAATGGTACTTTTGAAGCCTCAGAAGGATTTCTAGCTACTGGTAATGCCGGAGCAAGCGGCACCGCTGTAATCACAATTAATGTTCCACTAGGAGCCGTTTTAGGAAATACTAGACTAAGAGTTAGAGGTGGAGATGATTCTCCTCTTACGACTAGTATGGCTTGTGGTGCATCTGCTAGTTCTTATGGTGAAACAGAAGATTATATTGTTACTATAACAGAAGCCCCAGTTTGTTTACCTCCAACAGCATTTACTGCTAATGTGTTAGGTGATTCTGTTAACTTGAACTGGTCAAGTACAGGCTCTGATTTTCAAATAGAATATGGTCTGTCAGGTTTTACATTAGGAACTGGAACAACCGTTTTAGCAAGCGGAATATCTACAACAATAGAAGAACTTACACTTGAACAAGCATATCAAACCTACATTCGTCAAGATTGTGGCGTAGATGGTTTTAGTTCTTGGGTAGGGCCAATTACCTTTACCCCATCAAACTCGGTTACTAATACTTCTGGAAATATTAGTACTTTATTAGTAGCTGTTGAGCCTACGCCATCAACTTTTTCAACATGTCCTGGAACATTATCTATTACTGTTCCTACAGGAAAATGGATCGCTTCATTAGCAGTTGAATACAGTATGACTGCTGTGGGAGACCTTTTTGATGAGGGTTGGATGAGCGAACAACGTTCCTTCATTTATTCCCCAACTTTAGGAGTAGGTGAAGCAACTGTTGCTGCAGGAGCAGGAGATTCCACAGGTACATTTAATTACAGTAGAAACCTTCCGTTCGCTGAACAAGCCACAGGTACTATAACATTCCAATTACATGCCTTTAGAGGGTATGGAGGAAGTGGTTGTGGAACAACTTTTAACTTGGTGAATAATGGAACTTGGAAATTAACTCCAGTTTTTGAAGATATACCAAGTTGTTTTGCTGTTTCAGCTAGTAGTATAGTAGTTGTACCAAGTGCTGTAGATAGTGCTTCTATTACTTGGAACGCACCATCATCGCCACCTGCTGTGGGCTATGAGTGGGCAATGACCACTTCGGCAACGCCTCCTACTTCAGGAACTTTTACGGCAACAACATCGGCAGAAGCGGGTTCTTTAGCGATAGGAACTTCCTATTATGTGCATGTTCGCGGAGTATGTGAAGAGGGGGTAGATTATAGTGCTTGGAGAACTTCAGCAATTTATAATACACCTTGTATATCAACCACAGTACCTTATTTTATGGGGTTTGAAGTGGCTGAAAACACAAGCTGTCTCTTGTATCAAGATTTGAATGGTGTGTCAACTTGGAATGTCTTTACAGGTACTTCAACATCAGCATCAACAGGAACAAATAGTATGCAGTATCAGTGGAATGCTTCAGTTCCGGGTAATGATTGGTTCTTCCTTCAAGGATTAACATTAGATGCCAATGCTAATTACCGTTTCAAATTTAAATACAAAGCATCAGATGGCCCTACCTATGTTGAAAATTTGGAGGTAAAATACGGAACATTACCTACAGCTTCTGAAATGACTTCTGGAACGTTGGCTACCCTTACAGGAATTAATTCTGCTTTGGCAAGTCCATTTTCTGAGTTTACAATTGATTTTTCACCTGCTACTACAGGAGTATATTATATTGGATTCCATAATTTCTCTGCGGCTGATAATGCATTTCTATATATCGATGATATTTCAGTAGATTTTGTACCTCCGGTATTTACATCATTCGAACCAGCAACAGCATGTTCTGATGATTTAAATGAAACTACTATCACTATAACAGGTTCAAATCTATCCGATATTTCTGAAATAGAGATTAACGGAAGTTCTTATCCTTTTACGGTGGTAAATGACACTACTATTACAGTTGATTTAGATGAAAATGTAACCACTGGTGTAATAACAATCTCGGATGGTTTTTCAACAGTAAATAGTGCTACTTTGTTTGAAGTATTCAACTCACCGGATGTTGATCCAATCACAGCACCAGATACAGCCTTATGTATGCCTAATACATTATTATTAACAAGTACATCAGGTGGTTCTTGGTCATCGTCAGATGAGACTATAGCAACTGTTGTTGGAGGTACAGTTTCAGGGGTTAGTCCTGGTACCGTAACAATCAGCTATTCAATTACTGATAATGGCTGTACTACTACTGTTACCTATGATGTAACTATTAATGCTCCAGTAGTAATTAACTCATTTACACCAAGTCAAACTGTTGTAACGGGTAATAATGCTACATTCTCAGTTACTGCTTCAGGAACGGGATTAACCTATCAATGGTTTGCCTTTGATGGTATTGATACGTACCAATTGGATGATTTGTTAAGCTTATATGGAGAATCATATACAGGTTCTACTACTTCTTCTTTAGTTATTGGAAGTGTGCCCGGAGATATGAATGGTTTTGAGTTTTATTGTGAGGTATCAGGAGTTTCTCCTTGTACACCAGAAACTACAACACCAAATTCTATACTAAATGTAGGTGATACTGGTATTAGTTCTGATCCTGTGAATGCTGCACTTTGTGATGGTGGTTCAACTACTTTCACTGTTGTGAGATCAGGTGATGATGCAGAAGAAGATATTACCTATTCATGGGAATATGATGCAGATGGTACAGAAAACTGGTTGCCTGTTACGGATGGTGATTTAGACGGTATGACAATCTCAGACGCTGAGACTAATGTATTATCTGTTTCTACAATTACATTAGTTCATGATGGTTATAGATTTAGAGGAGTAGTTACAGGACCTGCAAATGCAGCAACTTCAAACCCTGCTACTTTAACTGTAAATGAAGGTGTTTCAATTTCAGATCAACCGGATAGTACTTTGGTTTGTAGAATTAATACAACTGCTAACTTTAGCGTTGCTACAGGTGGAGTTGTTTCTGGAATTCAATGGCAATCTTCTCCAAATGGAGTTGATACTTGGACTAATGTTGGAACAGGAGCTTCACTAAGTGTGAATGTTACTCCTGCTAGTTCTGTTGGTGTAACTTATTACAGAGCTGTTGTTAGTGGCACCTCACCTTGTTTACCATTAAATTCAGATGTTGTTACGTTAACAGTTCAACAACCAACAATTTCGGTAACACCAAGTTCTGCTTCTTATTGTGTACCAAGTGATCCAGTAAGTTTAACTGCTTCAGGAGCCGCTACATACACATGGTCGCCAGCAACAGGTTTAAGTGCAACAACTGGAGATACTGTCTTGGCTTCTCCTGCCTCTACTACAACTTATACAGTTACAGGTGTAGATGCTGATGGTTGTTCAAATACAACTACAGTAACTGTAACTGTAAATAATGCTGTTCTTGCTACAGCAACGGCAACTCCAGACACGGTTTGTCCGGAAGCAAATGTACAGTTAGATGTTACTCCAACTCAAGGAAGTAAAAATATCAGTGCTTATAAATTTACTAGAACAACATCTACTTATTCAGCTTTAACTGGAGCAACTACATTTTCTATAAGTGCAGGAGCCGGTACAGCTGATGATGGGTATTCTGCTTTATTAGGTATTGGATTTAATTTTAACTTCGGCGGGAATAATTTCACACAGTTTAGAGTAAGTTCAAACGGAGCTGTTTATTTAGGAGGTGCTCCGGCAGCTACTTCTTATGCTGCTTTAGGTGCAGACTCAAATGTAATTGCGTTTAACAGTCGTGATTTAAATAATTCTGGTGCTGTTTATAGTTATGTTGTAGATGGAGTAGCTCCAAATAGAATTTTAAAAATCCAGGCTACTAATTTTTACAGATACAATACTCCAGCTCATACAGGAAATGCACAAGTTTGGTTGCATGAAACTTCTAATTTAGTTGAAATTCGTTATGGAGCTTATAACCAAGCATGGACTTCAGCTGGAGTACAAGTTGGTTTAAGAGGAACCTCATCAGCAGCAACTCAAATTCGTTCGATTTCATCAACAACTTGGGCTGCTATTACTGATGCAAGTGCATCAACTTCCAGTTCAGCAACAATTACTCAAGGAACCACAAACCAAGTTGTAAGTGGAACTTTGTTTAGATTTACACCTGATTACTCAGATCAATTTACTTACTCTTGGACTTCTGAACCTGCAGGCTTTACGTCTTCAGTTAAAAATCCAATAGCAAACCCAACAGAAGATACTACTTATACAGTTACTGTAACAGGAGCTTCAGGATGTTCTACAACATCAGAAGTTGCTGTAAGTGTTATTTCTGGTGCTGAAATTGAAACTCAACCAGTTTCATTAGTACAATGTGCCGGAACAAATGCTACTTTCACTGTAGAAGCTTCAGGTCCGGGTATAACTTACCAATGGAGAAAAGGTGGTGCTAGTATTGATGGTGCTACTTCAGCAACATTACAATTGAATAACATTTCAGCAAGTGATGATGCCTCTTATGATGTGGTAGTTACTCCGTTATGTGGAGAGCCTGTTACATCAGATGCAGTTACTTTAACTGTAAACCCTCTACCAACTGCTGTGGCTACTAATAATGGTCCGGTTTGTGAAGGTGGAACTGTTAATTTAACAGGAAGTTCAGATGTGGGAGTTACATTCTCTTGGACAGGTCCAAACGGATTTACTTCAACAGATCAGAATCCAACGATTTCAGATGTTACACTTGCAGCATCAGGAACATATACATTCACAGCTACTTCTGCTGACAATTGTTCATCAACTGGATCCACAGAGGTTTTAATATCACCAAGTTTAGTATTAGCAATTACACCTAGTGCAAATCCTATTAATGTTTGCGAAGGAGATTTACAACAATTAACAGTTTCTACTTCAACAACTAGTGTTATTCTGACTGAAAACTTTAATGGTGCTGCTTCTGGGTGGACTACACAGAATCTTACAACTGGTGGATCTAATCAGGCTGCGACAGCATGGACTTTAAGACCAAGTCCGTATACTATTGCTGGAACTTTTGGAGCAACCTTAAGTAGTAATGATACTAGTCAGTTTATGTTAACAGATTCTGATATTGGAGGAAGTGGTTCTGTAACAGATACACGTCTACAATCTCCGGCTTTCAGTACTGTAGGTTATAATTCTGTTAATATTAGTTTTTATCACTATTACAGAATCCCTGCTACTTTTGCCGGCCTAGAATATTCACTTAACGGGACAACATGGACTACATTAAAGACCTATACAACAGTTCAAGGAGCTCCAACCGGTTTTGTTCAAGATAATATTGTTTTGCCTGCAGCAGCTTTAAATCAGGCTGTTGTATATGTGAGATTTAGATACGATGCTACTTGGCAATATTATTGGGCAGTTGATAATTTTGTGGTTTCAGGAACTCCTATTCCTAATGTGACTTGGTCACCAGCAACGGATTTATATACCGATGCTTCTGGAACTATTTCTTATACGGGTGGAAATGCAGCAACGGTTTATGCTAGAATATCAACAACTAGTCCAACTAGTTATACTGCTACGGCCGTGAGTTCTTTTGGTTGTGAATCAGAGGCTATAGTGTCATTGTCTGTAACACCTGCAACCACTTGGTATGCAGATACAGATGGAGACGGTTTTGGTAATGATGCAGTTACTCTTCAAGCATGTACTCAACCAGTAGGCTACGTAGCAGTAGGTGGCGATTGTAATGACAACGCTAACACTATTTACCCAGGAGCCACAGAAATCTGTTACGATGGTATCCTTCAAAACTGTAACGGTGATTTAAATGACGGATGTCCGGTTGTTCTAACCCAAATTCGTCCTTATTTCTGTGGAACCACATTACAATTTGTTAATTCTTCTATCTTGGCAGATACACCAACAGGATTGCCTGTAGGAGCAACTATAACAGGTTACCGTTATGAGATAACCAATTTATCTACAACGGCAGTTAGAGAAGTAGAAAAAACAATTGCGATGATTCGTATCAATGAAACGGATATTGCAGGTTTCAATACTGCTTATTCCATCCGCGTAATGGTTAGAATTAATAACGAATGGCAAGACTATGGAACAGCTTGTACTATACTTACTCCGGCAATTCCAACTACCGCAGTGAGTACAGTTTGTGGTCAAGTTTTACCATCATTACAATCTACTATCTATGCTACTACAGTAGTTTCGTCCACAGGATATGAATTTGAAGTAAGTCGTATGGAAGGCGGAGTAGCTGTTGAAACAACTACAATCGAACGCTCGGTAAACAATTTCAAATTAACCTTGTTAAGCGGAATTCAGTATGTTTATGCTTCGGAATATCAAGTTCGTGTTCGAGTAAAAGCAAATGTAAATGGAATAGAGGGTTGGTCTAATTACGGAGCAGTATGCTCTGTATATACACCAGAGGCCCCAGAGGCAGCAATAGATGGTTGTGGAGGTGAAGAAGGTATTGCACCAGCCGCACTAAACACACCAATTTATGCTACACCATTAACGGGAGCAACACAATATCGTTTCACGTTAAGTGATGGTGTTAGCTATAACCAAGTATACACTACATCAGCACGATTTTTTAGGTTGAGTAACTTTAATGCATTGCAGACTTTAACGCCGGGTGGTAACTACTCGGTAACAGTAGAAGCTGAGATTTACGGTTATTTCTATCCAGGAAAAGATTGTAATATTCTAGTGCCAGGTGGTGGTCTAAGATCAAATTTAGTTAAAACTGAAGAAACGATCAACTTACCAACTGATTTCAAAGCAGTGGCTTATCCAAACCCATTTGCAAACAGTTTTGCTGTTGATGTAAGAACTTCCAACACTGAAAAAGTGAGCTTGACTGTGTATGACATGGCAGGACGGCTTTTAGAAGTAAAAGAAGTAAATGCAAGCGAAGTTGCTAACTACCAATTTGGAGATCGTTATCCATCTGGAGTTTACAATATGATTGTAACACAAGGTGAAGAAACGAGAACTGTGAGAGTGGTGAAACAATAAGTTTCTAAAAACTAAGATACTGAGCAACTGAGTTGCTGAGTTTTATAAAGAGAAGCCTCCGAGAAATCGGAGGCTTTTTTTGTGCTTTACGTTTTCAAATAAATCGAATGTCTTTAAGTAAAAAAGCTCTTGGCATTTATGCTAAGAGCTAATCATAGATATCTTGTTTTTAGTTATTTTGAATTTGATTACTTTCCTTTCAACGAAACCTCAACATTACGTTCAATTGTGTGTCCGGGTCTTGACCATTTAGGCTTTTCGCCCAACGCATGTAATTGCGAATCTTCTGCTTCAACTGTTTTGGGTTGCAATCCTTTTTCAAATGGTTTTTGCGGCTTGAGACCTAATAATTCAAACATTTTCATGTCTTCATTTACATCCGGATTAGGAGTAGTCAATAGTTTATCTCCTGCAAATATTGAATTAGCTCCTGCAAAAAAGCACATCGCTTGGCCTTCTCTATTTATTTCTGTTCTCCCGGCAGATAAACGAACTTGCGTTTCCGGCATTACAATCCTAGTAGTAGCAACCATTCTAATCATTTCCCAAATTTCAATTGGTTTTTGGTTTTCCATAGGCGTTCCTTCCACTGCAACAAGAGCATTGATTGGAACAGATTCCGGTTGCGGATTTAAGTTTGACAATGTCACCAACATTTCGGCTCTATCTTCAATACTTTCTCCCATTCCAATAATTCCTCCACTACAAACGGTTATGTTTGTTTTTCTAACGTTGTTAATGGTTTGCAATCGATCTTCAAACCCACGGGTAGAAATCACTTCTTTATAAAATTCTTCCGATGTGTCAAGGTTGTGGTTATAGGCATATAATCCGGCTTCGGCTAAACGGTGAGCTTGATTTTCTGTGAGCATTCCCAAAGTGCAACAAACTTCCATATCTAGTTTATTAATGGTGCGAACCATTTCCAGCACTTGATCAAATTCCGACCCATCTTTCACGTTTCTCCAGGCTGCACCCATGCAAACACGGGAAGAGCCTGATGCTTTGGCTCGCAAAGCCTGTGCCTTAACGTGCGGAACACTCATTAAATCATTTCCTTCCACCTTAGTGTCATAGCGAGCAGCTTGCGGACAGTAGCCACAATCTTCTGAACAACCTCCTGTTTTAATAGAAATTAGTGTAGATACTTGAACTACATTTGGGTCATGATGTGTTCTGTGAATTGAGGCAGATTCAAACAACAAATCCATCAAAGGTTTGTTGTATAAGGCAAGTATCTCCTCCTTTGTCCAATTGTGTTTTGTGGTATTCATAAAATATTATTATATGTCAAAAGTACTTAATTTAGACGAATAAGAAGCAAAGCAAAAGATTTTTTAAAATTTATTTCTTACTTATATCTCCTTCTTTATCGTAAAGAACAATCCATTCATTATGTCCAAAATAGTTCCATTCTGCTTCTGCAAAATCAACTGTTGGATCAATAAAGGTTTTGTAAGGTTTATTATTGACAGAAAGTTTCGAATCAATATAAATACTAACTTCTATGCCTTGTTCTGCAAATTCTTTTTTGATATGTTGGGCCATTTGCCACATTCCGTCCGGTTTACTGGAAACCAAACCCAGCTGTTTTCGGGTTAATTTCTCAACAATATTGTAAGG
Coding sequences within it:
- a CDS encoding GEVED domain-containing protein produces the protein MTKYYNSLSWRLGTSLKTREPDGDKNPYVSSFFATKKVWHLMFLFLILNIFSLDSFAQITVGAGNTSNGNGPFSSCWGYSYHQQIYLQPTINTAGNITSLSFTSAGIIPTTATGGTPNTPQGANTAFRIYLGHTTKADFATNNDWEPLANLTLVYDGSVTMPTSSGQVITINLTVPFAYNNTDNLILAVDENSPGYSCTYNWLANTAQTNRNIYFRSDTINPDPTAPGTGARTTTTPQVVLGGLVPVLPPNCIASPTTPSNAGTGFNGSNLTWSGATGNPSGYTLYFGTDGGGTLAPTNLVNGSALGLTNTYAIPPGTLSPSTTYYWQVIPTNNNGAATGCAIWSFTTANLPNCVTTQTPANLATNVALNTALSWSSVAGASSYDVFLGTSSPAAFYANATGTSTPLVATLLANTEYFYKIVPKNALGSATSCVEGSFTTGSSFIYCNPTYSLGCGTDAITNVVLGSLSNASGCTASPHYTFYNALTVPTLQRGVNQNISISFGTDSNQYSAVWVDFNQNGTFEASEGFLATGNAGASGTAVITINVPLGAVLGNTRLRVRGGDDSPLTTSMACGASASSYGETEDYIVTITEAPVCLPPTAFTANVLGDSVNLNWSSTGSDFQIEYGLSGFTLGTGTTVLASGISTTIEELTLEQAYQTYIRQDCGVDGFSSWVGPITFTPSNSVTNTSGNISTLLVAVEPTPSTFSTCPGTLSITVPTGKWIASLAVEYSMTAVGDLFDEGWMSEQRSFIYSPTLGVGEATVAAGAGDSTGTFNYSRNLPFAEQATGTITFQLHAFRGYGGSGCGTTFNLVNNGTWKLTPVFEDIPSCFAVSASSIVVVPSAVDSASITWNAPSSPPAVGYEWAMTTSATPPTSGTFTATTSAEAGSLAIGTSYYVHVRGVCEEGVDYSAWRTSAIYNTPCISTTVPYFMGFEVAENTSCLLYQDLNGVSTWNVFTGTSTSASTGTNSMQYQWNASVPGNDWFFLQGLTLDANANYRFKFKYKASDGPTYVENLEVKYGTLPTASEMTSGTLATLTGINSALASPFSEFTIDFSPATTGVYYIGFHNFSAADNAFLYIDDISVDFVPPVFTSFEPATACSDDLNETTITITGSNLSDISEIEINGSSYPFTVVNDTTITVDLDENVTTGVITISDGFSTVNSATLFEVFNSPDVDPITAPDTALCMPNTLLLTSTSGGSWSSSDETIATVVGGTVSGVSPGTVTISYSITDNGCTTTVTYDVTINAPVVINSFTPSQTVVTGNNATFSVTASGTGLTYQWFAFDGIDTYQLDDLLSLYGESYTGSTTSSLVIGSVPGDMNGFEFYCEVSGVSPCTPETTTPNSILNVGDTGISSDPVNAALCDGGSTTFTVVRSGDDAEEDITYSWEYDADGTENWLPVTDGDLDGMTISDAETNVLSVSTITLVHDGYRFRGVVTGPANAATSNPATLTVNEGVSISDQPDSTLVCRINTTANFSVATGGVVSGIQWQSSPNGVDTWTNVGTGASLSVNVTPASSVGVTYYRAVVSGTSPCLPLNSDVVTLTVQQPTISVTPSSASYCVPSDPVSLTASGAATYTWSPATGLSATTGDTVLASPASTTTYTVTGVDADGCSNTTTVTVTVNNAVLATATATPDTVCPEANVQLDVTPTQGSKNISAYKFTRTTSTYSALTGATTFSISAGAGTADDGYSALLGIGFNFNFGGNNFTQFRVSSNGAVYLGGAPAATSYAALGADSNVIAFNSRDLNNSGAVYSYVVDGVAPNRILKIQATNFYRYNTPAHTGNAQVWLHETSNLVEIRYGAYNQAWTSAGVQVGLRGTSSAATQIRSISSTTWAAITDASASTSSSATITQGTTNQVVSGTLFRFTPDYSDQFTYSWTSEPAGFTSSVKNPIANPTEDTTYTVTVTGASGCSTTSEVAVSVISGAEIETQPVSLVQCAGTNATFTVEASGPGITYQWRKGGASIDGATSATLQLNNISASDDASYDVVVTPLCGEPVTSDAVTLTVNPLPTAVATNNGPVCEGGTVNLTGSSDVGVTFSWTGPNGFTSTDQNPTISDVTLAASGTYTFTATSADNCSSTGSTEVLISPSLVLAITPSANPINVCEGDLQQLTVSTSTTSVILTENFNGAASGWTTQNLTTGGSNQAATAWTLRPSPYTIAGTFGATLSSNDTSQFMLTDSDIGGSGSVTDTRLQSPAFSTVGYNSVNISFYHYYRIPATFAGLEYSLNGTTWTTLKTYTTVQGAPTGFVQDNIVLPAAALNQAVVYVRFRYDATWQYYWAVDNFVVSGTPIPNVTWSPATDLYTDASGTISYTGGNAATVYARISTTSPTSYTATAVSSFGCESEAIVSLSVTPATTWYADTDGDGFGNDAVTLQACTQPVGYVAVGGDCNDNANTIYPGATEICYDGILQNCNGDLNDGCPVVLTQIRPYFCGTTLQFVNSSILADTPTGLPVGATITGYRYEITNLSTTAVREVEKTIAMIRINETDIAGFNTAYSIRVMVRINNEWQDYGTACTILTPAIPTTAVSTVCGQVLPSLQSTIYATTVVSSTGYEFEVSRMEGGVAVETTTIERSVNNFKLTLLSGIQYVYASEYQVRVRVKANVNGIEGWSNYGAVCSVYTPEAPEAAIDGCGGEEGIAPAALNTPIYATPLTGATQYRFTLSDGVSYNQVYTTSARFFRLSNFNALQTLTPGGNYSVTVEAEIYGYFYPGKDCNILVPGGGLRSNLVKTEETINLPTDFKAVAYPNPFANSFAVDVRTSNTEKVSLTVYDMAGRLLEVKEVNASEVANYQFGDRYPSGVYNMIVTQGEETRTVRVVKQ
- the bioB gene encoding biotin synthase BioB, with protein sequence MNTTKHNWTKEEILALYNKPLMDLLFESASIHRTHHDPNVVQVSTLISIKTGGCSEDCGYCPQAARYDTKVEGNDLMSVPHVKAQALRAKASGSSRVCMGAAWRNVKDGSEFDQVLEMVRTINKLDMEVCCTLGMLTENQAHRLAEAGLYAYNHNLDTSEEFYKEVISTRGFEDRLQTINNVRKTNITVCSGGIIGMGESIEDRAEMLVTLSNLNPQPESVPINALVAVEGTPMENQKPIEIWEMIRMVATTRIVMPETQVRLSAGRTEINREGQAMCFFAGANSIFAGDKLLTTPNPDVNEDMKMFELLGLKPQKPFEKGLQPKTVEAEDSQLHALGEKPKWSRPGHTIERNVEVSLKGK